One window of Ignavibacteriales bacterium genomic DNA carries:
- a CDS encoding tetratricopeptide repeat protein has translation MKKLILTANIFLLILITSVIAQQDTSNTPTMDPKAATYFNNAVQNLQNQKYEVVVAYADSSLQIAKDYKTYMLKGDALIKLNKYAEAKDAFNASLMLNKNEAAYNRLANSQLLLKEYDDAIATYEKVLQMSQNAEMKKKAQESIAFVKNTKAIEFFNKGNELSKENKFDEAIKNYNMALSINDKDARTYYQKGLTLSKMNKEDEAESVLKKATETDNSFDLAYIALAGLQTKKGAYDNAVKSYEKVIEVSKNENLKAAAKEGIGRTYIVVGNADYKAKKYDKSIEDFNKSIANGSSESAYLGLAKSFIEKKQYENALKSLDSVVVYKKMITDGAINYYKGLIYFNKGDNKKAVEFFTAGLTDATYKKACQSQIDFIKAKEKGAKPK, from the coding sequence ATGAAAAAGTTAATTTTAACAGCCAATATTTTTCTGCTGATTCTGATTACATCTGTAATAGCACAGCAAGATACTTCAAACACTCCAACAATGGATCCTAAGGCTGCCACATATTTTAATAATGCCGTGCAGAATTTGCAAAATCAAAAATATGAAGTAGTTGTTGCCTATGCTGATTCCAGTCTTCAGATTGCTAAAGATTACAAAACCTACATGTTAAAAGGTGATGCATTGATTAAACTTAATAAATATGCTGAAGCAAAGGACGCTTTTAATGCAAGCCTGATGTTAAACAAAAATGAAGCTGCTTATAATAGACTTGCAAATTCTCAGTTATTATTAAAAGAATATGATGATGCAATTGCTACTTACGAAAAAGTTTTACAGATGTCTCAAAACGCAGAGATGAAAAAAAAGGCACAGGAATCAATAGCCTTTGTTAAGAATACTAAAGCGATTGAATTTTTCAATAAAGGAAACGAACTATCCAAAGAAAATAAATTTGATGAAGCAATAAAAAATTATAATATGGCTCTTTCAATTAACGATAAGGACGCAAGAACATATTATCAAAAAGGTTTAACTTTATCAAAGATGAATAAAGAAGATGAAGCAGAAAGCGTACTAAAGAAAGCAACTGAAACAGATAATTCATTCGACCTTGCTTACATTGCTCTTGCTGGTCTTCAAACTAAAAAAGGTGCTTATGATAATGCAGTTAAAAGTTATGAAAAAGTAATTGAAGTTTCTAAAAATGAAAATTTAAAAGCTGCCGCTAAAGAAGGTATTGGAAGAACTTATATTGTGGTTGGAAACGCTGATTATAAAGCGAAGAAATATGATAAATCAATTGAAGACTTTAATAAATCAATTGCTAACGGAAGTTCAGAAAGTGCGTATCTGGGATTAGCCAAATCTTTTATTGAAAAGAAACAATATGAAAATGCGTTGAAATCATTAGACAGTGTTGTTGTTTATAAAAAAATGATTACTGATGGAGCAATAAATTATTATAAGGGCTTGATTTATTTTAATAAGGGTGATAACAAGAAAGCTGTGGAATTTTTTACTGCAGGTTTAACTGATGCTACCTACAAAAAAGCTTGCCAATCTCAAATAGATTTTATTAAAGCAAAAGAAAAGGGTGCAAAACCAAAATAA
- a CDS encoding glycosyl hydrolase family 2: MKMLILTLVLISAINIKGTDNKLFLEMPAIFSNNMVLQQKSKAPFWGKATPNQNILIQASWGQIVKTKVQADSFWNAKIQTPKAGGPYKIKIQIGDSSFVFKNVLIGEVWLCSGQSNMEMPMEGWPPRDTIIGAQNEIKNAQNLNIHFFTVVRAYSSQPEFNCTGEWLPSSPEVVAKFSATAFFFGKKLANELKIPIGLINASWGGTAVESWMSKKYLGQVEEYKSFLSKLDESESELIELRKWQEQYPVIDISTKDDLHKWENLDFKDDSCSLPSFDDNNWKDMNLPVGWEATEIGNFDGAVWFRKKIEIPHSFVNQDLNIGLGPIDDMDVTFVNGVRVGGYETDGQWQTERIYTIPKELVKDTIVTIAVRVVDNQGGGGFYGDKEKMKIFLKGGDKEISIAGNWKYLPVAEYSSMKFYVFGAKGEKYFSRPKLDVDLSAYTPTSLYNAMIAPIIPYSIKGAIWYQGESNTNKPDMYKVLFPKMIKNWRDDWKEVNFPFYYVQIAPYKYDDKTQSQRLREAQLFSQTTKNSGMVVTLDIGNPENVHPGNKEEVGKRLAMWALAKDYYKKVFYSGPLYKSFKINKDKIILSFDFADGGLKLKEKNGDSNFLIAGENMEFKKANVKIVGNKIILSSAEIKKPLAARYAWSNTDEATLFNKKNLPASSFRTDNWKE, encoded by the coding sequence ATGAAAATGCTTATCCTAACTTTAGTTTTAATTTCAGCAATTAATATCAAGGGAACTGATAACAAATTGTTTTTGGAAATGCCAGCTATTTTTTCTAATAACATGGTTCTTCAGCAAAAATCAAAAGCTCCATTTTGGGGAAAAGCTACACCCAACCAAAATATTTTAATCCAGGCAAGCTGGGGACAAATTGTAAAAACAAAAGTTCAAGCGGATAGTTTTTGGAACGCAAAAATACAAACACCTAAAGCCGGCGGTCCATACAAAATAAAAATTCAAATTGGTGATTCAAGTTTTGTATTTAAAAATGTTTTGATTGGCGAAGTTTGGTTATGTTCAGGGCAATCCAATATGGAAATGCCGATGGAAGGCTGGCCCCCTCGAGATACAATAATTGGAGCGCAAAATGAAATTAAGAATGCACAAAATCTTAACATTCATTTTTTTACTGTTGTAAGAGCTTATTCAAGTCAACCTGAATTTAATTGTACCGGCGAATGGTTGCCATCTTCCCCGGAAGTTGTAGCAAAGTTTAGCGCTACTGCATTTTTCTTTGGTAAAAAGTTGGCTAATGAGCTAAAAATTCCTATCGGTTTAATTAATGCAAGCTGGGGAGGAACTGCGGTAGAATCGTGGATGAGTAAAAAATATTTAGGACAGGTTGAAGAATACAAATCTTTTCTTAGCAAATTAGATGAAAGTGAATCAGAATTAATTGAGCTTCGTAAATGGCAGGAACAGTATCCGGTGATTGATATTAGTACAAAAGATGATCTTCATAAATGGGAGAATCTTGACTTTAAAGATGATTCTTGTTCGTTGCCATCATTTGATGATAATAATTGGAAAGACATGAATTTGCCCGTTGGTTGGGAAGCAACCGAGATTGGAAATTTTGATGGTGCCGTCTGGTTCAGAAAGAAAATTGAAATACCTCATTCCTTTGTGAATCAGGATTTAAATATTGGGCTTGGACCTATTGATGATATGGATGTAACTTTTGTAAATGGTGTGAGGGTTGGAGGATATGAAACAGATGGGCAATGGCAGACAGAAAGGATTTATACTATTCCAAAAGAATTAGTAAAAGACACAATTGTTACAATTGCTGTAAGAGTAGTTGATAATCAAGGTGGTGGTGGATTTTATGGTGATAAAGAAAAAATGAAAATATTTTTAAAGGGAGGCGACAAAGAAATATCAATTGCCGGCAATTGGAAATATTTACCCGTAGCTGAGTACAGTAGCATGAAATTTTATGTGTTTGGTGCTAAAGGAGAAAAATATTTTTCTCGTCCAAAACTTGATGTTGATCTTTCAGCTTACACTCCAACAAGTTTATACAATGCAATGATTGCACCGATTATTCCGTATTCAATTAAAGGTGCAATATGGTACCAGGGGGAATCGAATACTAATAAGCCAGATATGTATAAAGTTCTTTTCCCAAAGATGATTAAAAACTGGAGGGATGATTGGAAGGAGGTGAATTTTCCATTTTACTATGTGCAAATTGCACCATATAAGTATGATGATAAGACACAATCGCAAAGGTTAAGAGAAGCGCAGCTCTTTTCTCAAACGACAAAGAATTCTGGAATGGTTGTAACCCTGGATATTGGTAACCCTGAAAATGTACACCCCGGAAACAAAGAAGAAGTAGGGAAAAGGCTTGCTATGTGGGCACTTGCAAAGGATTATTATAAAAAGGTTTTTTATTCCGGTCCTTTATATAAATCGTTTAAAATAAATAAAGACAAAATAATCTTGTCGTTCGATTTTGCAGACGGTGGATTAAAGTTAAAGGAAAAAAATGGTGATTCCAATTTTCTTATTGCCGGTGAAAATATGGAATTTAAAAAAGCAAATGTTAAAATAGTTGGAAATAAAATAATTCTGAGTTCAGCAGAAATAAAAAAGCCATTAGCTGCAAGGTACGCATGGAGCAACACTGATGAAGCAACTCTTTTCAATAAGAAGAATTTGCCGGCATCATCATTTAGAACAGATAACTGGAAGGAATGA
- the secF gene encoding protein translocase subunit SecF encodes MRIFEDLHVDFLGKRKFFYMLSGGLLLLGLINIIFRGLSFGIDFKGGTEIALQFEKPVDISQLRNLIDKLELGEVEIKSFGSDRGILIRTELQEIPKNIYPKILNNLERVVDQKYPGLPRKIVDSTINSIVYQFPGKDTTTAIIDELFKAGFQTGKVSEDITGTHMIVRFGISDWIKVNLKEKLPDNSFQVLKEDKVGPKVGKELKTNSVIAVFLSLLGILVYLAFRFKFIFAFGAVVALFHDVLLTLGLYAILYGLIPGLNLDITITVISAFLTLIGYSVMDTVVVFDRVREYLKIYKTLPMEEAMNRAVNRTMSRTILTGGTTLVSCIVLLIFGGEVLRAFAFTLTFGIITGTYSSVFVASAIVLDYTRKTGRKIEF; translated from the coding sequence ATGCGAATATTTGAAGATTTACATGTTGATTTTTTAGGAAAAAGAAAATTTTTCTATATGCTTTCCGGCGGCTTACTTTTGCTGGGATTAATTAATATTATATTCCGTGGTCTTAGCTTCGGCATCGATTTTAAGGGCGGAACTGAAATAGCACTACAATTTGAAAAACCGGTAGACATCAGCCAGTTGCGTAATTTAATTGATAAATTGGAATTGGGTGAGGTTGAAATAAAATCTTTTGGAAGCGATAGAGGAATATTAATTAGAACCGAACTACAGGAAATTCCTAAAAACATATATCCAAAGATTTTAAATAATTTGGAAAGAGTTGTTGACCAAAAATATCCTGGTCTGCCAAGAAAAATAGTTGATTCAACTATTAATTCAATTGTGTATCAGTTTCCTGGCAAGGATACTACTACTGCAATAATAGATGAATTATTTAAAGCTGGATTTCAAACCGGTAAAGTGTCTGAAGATATTACTGGTACTCATATGATTGTCCGTTTTGGTATTTCTGATTGGATTAAAGTGAACCTGAAAGAAAAGTTACCTGATAATTCTTTCCAGGTTCTTAAAGAAGACAAAGTGGGACCAAAAGTTGGAAAGGAATTGAAAACGAATTCTGTAATTGCAGTATTTTTATCTTTACTTGGAATACTTGTTTATCTTGCATTCAGGTTTAAATTCATATTCGCCTTTGGAGCTGTTGTTGCACTTTTCCATGACGTTCTTCTAACTTTAGGTTTATATGCAATATTGTATGGTTTAATTCCCGGACTTAACCTTGATATTACCATAACTGTTATTTCTGCTTTTCTTACTTTGATCGGTTACTCAGTTATGGATACAGTAGTTGTATTTGATAGAGTAAGAGAGTATTTAAAGATCTATAAAACACTTCCTATGGAAGAAGCAATGAACAGGGCAGTAAATAGAACAATGAGCCGTACAATTTTAACTGGCGGAACAACGTTAGTTTCTTGTATTGTACTTTTAATTTTTGGTGGTGAAGTTCTTAGAGCTTTCGCCTTCACTCTAACCTTTGGTATTATTACAGGAACTTATTCTTCGGTATTTGTTGCAAGTGCAATAGTATTGGATTACACAAGAAAGACTGGAAGAAAAATAGAATTTTAA
- the secD gene encoding protein translocase subunit SecD gives MKKFRFRIIIILGAIALSVYLLHYTYADYRNSKYLEEIRQKTKKEVLQKDPSIERKKLDKLVEGKIDSIRMSDKSYIKDREKRIKLGLDLQGGMYMVMEVNTVKLLEKLARDPDEVFKQVLKQAENESKLTDADVVSLFTQKLKQKGIRLSRYFGTIRDDDDKIVSKLKEQSEDAVKRAQEIIRNRVDQYGVSEPGITRQGSRRIIIELPGIAKEEEARQLLQGSALLEFKLVKEPEFAISIMQKVDEVLAGNVTSDSLAADSSKLAKDKKNLAAENSKAKTDTSKKELSKEEFAKKHPFFAIAMINPQARTAEAYVKDEERVKLDMMLNRPEVLKVMPNNVEFLYSAKPILAQDGSKMYTLFMVNKTPELTGGVITDAQANIDPQTSSPIVTMQMNSEGARDWARITGSNIGKRIAIVLDNGVYSAPTVQGKIPSGNSQISGMPNLEEAKLIEIVLKAGALPAPVNIIEERTVGPSLGEDSISQGFNSAVIGFLMVALFMFIIYTRVGIIADIALFFAILFIFGFLAGFNATLTLPGIAGIVLTMGMAVDANVLIYERIREELAVGKTMKAAIDSGFKFSFATVIDSHVTTLITGIILYQFGTGPVQGFALTLIIGIFTSLFGALVISRVILDFMVEKGYKISLG, from the coding sequence ATGAAAAAATTCAGATTCAGAATAATAATAATTCTTGGTGCAATTGCGCTAAGTGTTTACCTTCTGCATTACACATATGCAGATTATAGAAACTCCAAATACCTTGAAGAAATAAGACAAAAAACTAAAAAAGAAGTTCTGCAAAAAGATCCGTCAATTGAAAGAAAAAAACTTGATAAACTTGTTGAAGGAAAAATTGACAGCATCCGGATGAGCGATAAATCCTATATTAAGGATAGAGAAAAAAGAATAAAACTTGGGCTCGATTTGCAGGGTGGAATGTACATGGTTATGGAAGTGAACACAGTAAAACTACTGGAAAAATTAGCCCGTGATCCTGATGAAGTTTTTAAACAAGTATTGAAACAAGCGGAGAATGAATCAAAATTAACTGATGCGGATGTTGTATCTCTGTTCACTCAAAAATTAAAGCAAAAAGGAATTCGTCTTAGCCGTTACTTTGGAACTATTAGAGATGATGACGATAAAATTGTTTCTAAGTTGAAAGAACAATCTGAAGACGCTGTAAAACGTGCTCAGGAAATTATTAGAAACAGAGTTGACCAGTATGGTGTTTCCGAGCCGGGCATTACAAGACAAGGATCAAGAAGAATAATTATTGAATTACCGGGTATTGCAAAGGAAGAGGAAGCCAGGCAGTTATTGCAGGGCAGTGCGCTTCTTGAATTCAAACTTGTTAAAGAACCAGAATTCGCAATTTCTATAATGCAAAAAGTTGATGAAGTGCTTGCTGGTAATGTAACTTCTGATTCACTCGCAGCTGATTCGAGCAAATTGGCGAAGGACAAAAAAAATCTTGCTGCAGAAAACTCTAAAGCTAAAACAGATACTTCAAAAAAAGAGTTGTCAAAAGAAGAATTTGCAAAGAAGCATCCTTTCTTTGCAATTGCAATGATAAATCCGCAGGCAAGAACTGCCGAAGCTTATGTAAAAGATGAAGAGCGAGTAAAGCTTGATATGATGTTGAACCGTCCTGAAGTGCTAAAGGTAATGCCGAATAACGTTGAGTTCTTGTATTCTGCAAAACCAATACTCGCTCAAGATGGCTCAAAAATGTATACACTTTTTATGGTAAACAAAACTCCTGAATTAACTGGTGGAGTAATTACAGACGCTCAGGCAAATATCGACCCCCAAACTTCATCACCGATTGTAACGATGCAAATGAATTCTGAAGGTGCAAGAGACTGGGCAAGAATAACCGGTTCAAATATTGGAAAACGAATTGCCATAGTTCTTGATAACGGAGTTTATTCCGCTCCAACAGTTCAGGGTAAAATCCCAAGTGGAAATTCTCAAATTAGCGGTATGCCAAATCTGGAAGAAGCTAAATTAATTGAAATCGTACTTAAAGCAGGCGCTCTTCCCGCACCTGTAAATATTATTGAAGAGCGTACAGTTGGACCATCCTTAGGTGAAGATTCCATTTCTCAGGGATTTAATTCTGCTGTTATTGGTTTCTTAATGGTTGCTTTATTTATGTTTATAATTTACACGAGGGTTGGAATAATAGCTGACATTGCACTTTTCTTTGCAATACTTTTCATCTTCGGATTCCTTGCAGGGTTTAATGCAACTTTAACTTTGCCTGGTATTGCTGGTATTGTATTAACTATGGGTATGGCAGTAGATGCAAACGTATTGATTTATGAAAGAATAAGAGAAGAGCTGGCAGTAGGTAAAACTATGAAAGCCGCCATCGATAGCGGATTTAAGTTTTCATTTGCTACAGTAATCGATTCGCACGTTACAACATTGATTACGGGTATTATCCTTTATCAATTTGGAACCGGACCTGTTCAAGGATTTGCACTCACTCTTATCATTGGAATTTTTACAAGTCTTTTTGGCGCTCTGGTAATTTCCAGAGTTATATTAGATTTTATGGTTGAAAAAGGTTATAAAATAAGTTTAGGATAA
- a CDS encoding ATP-dependent 6-phosphofructokinase — translation MHTKTKIKRIGILTGGGDCPGLNAVIRGVSKPAHDYGMEVMGIEDGFEGLVQGRARLLYNKDVSGILSLGGTILGSSNKGDPFHWPEEVDGKIKIVDRSNYALKFYHGWNLDALVAIGGDGTMHICNKMSAMGMNIVGVPKTIDNDLEATDQTFGHDSAIFVVSEALDRLHTTASSHHRVIVVEVMGRYAGWIALNGGLAGGADIILLPEFPFSWNIVYQKVIQRNMMGKRFSIICVAEGAKPKNGQMVVKATDVKRTDPIQLGGIGELVTKMISENTNLESRVTVLGHLQRGGSPTPFDRILSTKFGTYAIELVAKGKFGRMVALKGNEVTSVKIEDAISKQKLVTTTTQALLSAKAVGVSFGTEGF, via the coding sequence ATGCATACAAAGACAAAAATTAAAAGAATTGGAATTTTAACTGGTGGTGGAGATTGCCCAGGTTTAAATGCTGTTATTAGAGGTGTGTCTAAACCGGCCCACGATTATGGAATGGAGGTTATGGGAATTGAAGACGGTTTTGAAGGATTGGTACAAGGGAGAGCCAGATTACTTTATAATAAAGATGTTTCCGGAATATTATCTTTAGGCGGAACAATATTAGGTTCATCCAATAAAGGTGATCCGTTTCATTGGCCAGAGGAAGTTGATGGAAAAATAAAAATAGTTGATCGATCAAATTATGCATTGAAGTTTTATCATGGATGGAATTTGGATGCACTTGTGGCTATTGGTGGTGATGGTACCATGCACATTTGTAATAAAATGAGTGCAATGGGAATGAATATAGTTGGCGTTCCCAAAACAATTGATAATGATCTTGAAGCTACCGATCAAACTTTCGGACACGATTCAGCAATATTTGTTGTTTCTGAAGCGTTGGATAGATTACATACAACAGCTTCTTCACACCACAGAGTTATTGTTGTTGAAGTAATGGGTAGATATGCCGGGTGGATTGCATTGAACGGAGGTTTAGCCGGTGGTGCTGATATAATACTTCTTCCGGAATTCCCTTTCTCCTGGAATATTGTATATCAAAAAGTTATTCAAAGAAATATGATGGGGAAAAGATTCAGTATTATTTGTGTTGCTGAAGGAGCAAAACCAAAAAATGGACAGATGGTTGTTAAAGCCACGGATGTTAAAAGAACTGATCCAATTCAACTTGGTGGCATTGGCGAGTTGGTTACAAAGATGATTTCTGAAAATACAAATCTTGAATCCAGGGTAACGGTTCTTGGTCATCTTCAAAGAGGCGGAAGTCCTACTCCATTTGATAGAATTCTTTCCACTAAATTCGGAACATACGCAATAGAATTAGTAGCCAAAGGAAAATTTGGCAGGATGGTTGCTTTGAAGGGAAATGAAGTTACCAGCGTGAAAATAGAAGATGCAATTTCAAAACAGAAATTAGTTACTACAACTACACAGGCACTGCTATCAGCTAAAGCAGTCGGAGTTAGTTTTGGTACAGAAGGATTTTGA